A genomic region of Bosea sp. 124 contains the following coding sequences:
- a CDS encoding hydroxyacid dehydrogenase yields the protein MTDIVITEFMDEAAVAALSARYTVHHDPELFGKPEELARLVADVPALIVRNQTQVRGDVLAAAKKLKVVGRLGVGLDNIDMDACSARGIKVFPATGANSLSVVEYVIGSAMMLLRGAYFANTAMVAGEFPKTKLIGREIAGKRLGLVGFGAIARDAAAHGRLLGMTTAAYDPYVPADDKAWTGTERLHLDAVLSTSDVISIHLPLTPETKGLIGKDAFAKMKPDAILINAARGGIMDEGALVAALKAGKLGGAAIDVFAEEPLRGAGKIFADVPNLILTPHIAGNTVESNGRVSGLVAERVMAALEGRA from the coding sequence ATGACCGATATCGTCATCACCGAATTCATGGACGAGGCGGCCGTCGCTGCGCTGAGCGCTCGCTACACCGTCCATCACGACCCCGAACTCTTCGGCAAGCCGGAGGAACTCGCCAGGCTCGTCGCTGATGTTCCCGCGCTCATCGTGCGCAATCAGACGCAGGTCCGGGGCGATGTGCTGGCCGCCGCGAAAAAGCTCAAGGTCGTCGGCCGCCTCGGCGTCGGCCTCGACAATATCGACATGGACGCCTGTTCGGCGCGCGGCATCAAGGTCTTCCCGGCGACGGGCGCCAACAGCCTCTCGGTCGTCGAATATGTCATCGGCAGCGCCATGATGCTGCTGCGCGGCGCTTATTTCGCCAATACGGCGATGGTCGCGGGCGAGTTTCCGAAGACGAAGCTGATCGGCCGCGAGATCGCCGGCAAGCGCCTCGGCCTGGTCGGGTTCGGCGCCATCGCCCGCGACGCTGCCGCCCATGGCCGCCTGCTCGGCATGACCACGGCAGCCTACGATCCATACGTCCCCGCCGACGACAAGGCCTGGACCGGAACCGAGCGGCTCCATCTCGACGCCGTGCTTTCAACCTCCGACGTCATCAGCATCCATCTGCCGCTGACTCCCGAGACCAAGGGCCTGATTGGCAAGGACGCCTTCGCCAAGATGAAGCCGGACGCGATCCTGATCAACGCGGCGCGCGGCGGCATCATGGACGAGGGCGCGCTGGTAGCGGCGCTGAAAGCAGGCAAGCTCGGCGGCGCGGCGATCGACGTCTTCGCCGAGGAACCGCTGCGTGGCGCCGGCAAGATTTTCGCCGATGTGCCGAACCTGATCCTGACGCCTCACATCGCCGGCAACACGGTCGAATCCAACGGCCGCGTCTCCGGGCTGGTGGCCGAGCGCGTCATGGCGGCACTGGAGGGCCGGGCATGA
- a CDS encoding UxaA family hydrolase, with protein sequence MSKPHLLVHEKKDTVGVVVVEGLKAGTDMLCVVTHDNSDFRLAAKMDIPIGHKVALKDIKKGETIWKYGQDIGQAKADVKQGEHLHVHNAKTKRW encoded by the coding sequence ATGAGCAAACCCCACCTCCTGGTTCACGAGAAGAAGGACACCGTCGGCGTCGTCGTCGTCGAGGGTCTGAAGGCCGGCACCGACATGCTCTGCGTCGTCACGCACGACAATTCCGATTTCCGCCTGGCGGCGAAGATGGACATCCCGATCGGCCATAAGGTTGCGCTCAAGGACATCAAGAAGGGCGAGACGATCTGGAAATACGGCCAGGACATCGGCCAGGCCAAGGCCGATGTGAAGCAGGGCGAGCACCTGCATGTCCACAACGCCAAGACCAAGCGCTGGTGA
- a CDS encoding tripartite tricarboxylate transporter substrate-binding protein: MTKRTTLAGLLALGLSASGLSAPALAQAFPTKPITVIVSFAAGGPSDVIARLLGEQMSKTLGQPVVVENVAGAGGTAGAKRVAAAEPDGHTILIHHLALAAAPALYANLGYDTKTAFAPIGLVNTGPMVIASKLALPPTDAKAFFAYIKENADKLTIAHAGVGSNAHLCAVLMSQQLGAKFNQVAYRGTGPAMNDLVGGQIDILCDQSTSAIPQIQGKSIRAYAVTSAQRLDVLPDTPTMAEAGAKLDMTIWHGLYAPKGTPAAVLDKLNAALRVALKDAAVVEKFKAFGTSTFPEAEWTRDAHAKLFAAEVDKWATSLAAAGVKPQG; encoded by the coding sequence ATGACGAAACGAACGACCCTTGCCGGGCTGCTGGCCCTTGGCCTGTCCGCATCCGGCCTGTCCGCGCCCGCGCTGGCACAAGCCTTTCCGACCAAGCCGATCACAGTGATCGTCTCCTTCGCAGCCGGCGGACCGAGCGACGTGATCGCCCGCCTGCTGGGCGAGCAGATGAGCAAGACGCTGGGTCAGCCGGTGGTGGTGGAGAACGTCGCCGGAGCCGGTGGAACGGCCGGCGCCAAGCGCGTCGCTGCAGCCGAGCCGGACGGACATACGATCCTGATCCATCATCTGGCGCTCGCCGCTGCGCCGGCGCTCTATGCCAATCTCGGCTACGACACGAAGACGGCCTTCGCCCCGATCGGGCTGGTCAACACCGGGCCGATGGTGATCGCCAGCAAACTCGCCCTGCCTCCGACGGACGCCAAGGCCTTCTTCGCCTACATCAAGGAGAATGCCGACAAATTGACGATCGCCCATGCCGGCGTCGGCTCCAACGCGCATCTCTGCGCCGTGCTGATGTCTCAGCAACTCGGGGCCAAGTTCAACCAGGTCGCCTATCGCGGCACCGGCCCTGCGATGAACGACCTCGTCGGAGGACAGATCGACATCCTCTGCGACCAGTCGACCTCGGCGATCCCGCAGATCCAGGGCAAGAGCATTCGGGCCTACGCCGTGACCTCGGCGCAGCGGCTCGACGTGCTGCCCGACACGCCGACCATGGCGGAGGCCGGCGCCAAGCTCGACATGACGATCTGGCACGGGCTCTACGCGCCGAAGGGCACGCCGGCTGCGGTGCTCGACAAGCTGAACGCCGCGCTGCGCGTCGCACTCAAGGACGCGGCCGTGGTCGAGAAGTTCAAGGCCTTCGGCACCAGCACGTTCCCCGAAGCCGAGTGGACGCGCGACGCGCATGCGAAGCTGTTCGCGGCCGAGGTCGACAAATGGGCGACCTCGCTGGCGGCTGCCGGCGTCAAGCCGCAGGGCTGA
- the dprA gene encoding DNA-processing protein DprA, producing the protein MVLTDRQRLDWLRLIRSESIGPRTFRSLMNRFGGAAAAVEALPDLARQAGRDIRICTMAEAEREAEALRRLGGRLVAMGEAHYPRPLQAIDTAPPLIAVLGRPEVLLRPCVALVGSRNASAAGLKFTARLARDLGEAGFVVVSGLARGIDTAAHEASVQSGTVAVLAGGLDEIYPPQNAPLLQRLLAEGAAVSEMPLGLAPRGRDFPRRNRLVSGLSLGTVVVEAARKSGSLITARFANEQGRLVFAVPGSPLDPRAEGGNHLIREGATLCADASHVIEALTPLLHGDAGFLPPPPAMREGAGEDRVQALWDELDLPGIGAASSAAVPEPETLASAIPGVAILGASIPGAVDAADLRRLVLQLLGSAPISVDDLVHASGRSAREISRTVLDLELDSLLRRHPGGSLTRIEP; encoded by the coding sequence ATCGTTCTCACCGATCGCCAGCGCCTCGATTGGCTTCGCCTGATCCGCAGCGAAAGCATTGGGCCGCGCACCTTCCGCTCGCTGATGAACCGCTTCGGCGGAGCCGCCGCCGCAGTGGAGGCCCTGCCCGATCTCGCCCGCCAGGCCGGCCGCGACATCCGCATCTGCACGATGGCGGAAGCCGAGCGCGAGGCCGAGGCATTGCGCCGGCTCGGCGGCCGGCTGGTCGCGATGGGGGAGGCTCATTATCCGCGACCGCTCCAGGCGATCGACACCGCCCCGCCGCTGATCGCCGTCCTCGGCCGGCCCGAGGTTCTGCTGCGCCCTTGCGTGGCGCTGGTCGGCTCCCGCAACGCCTCGGCCGCGGGGCTCAAATTCACCGCCCGTCTGGCGCGCGATCTCGGCGAGGCCGGCTTCGTTGTCGTCTCCGGTCTGGCCCGCGGGATCGACACGGCGGCTCATGAGGCCAGCGTGCAGAGCGGCACCGTCGCGGTCCTCGCCGGGGGTCTCGACGAAATCTATCCGCCGCAGAATGCACCGCTGCTGCAGCGGCTGCTGGCGGAGGGCGCAGCGGTCAGCGAGATGCCCCTGGGGCTGGCCCCGCGCGGGCGGGATTTCCCGCGCCGCAACCGGTTGGTCTCGGGCCTTTCGCTTGGCACGGTCGTGGTCGAGGCGGCGCGCAAATCCGGCTCGCTGATCACGGCACGCTTCGCCAATGAGCAGGGCAGGCTGGTCTTCGCCGTACCGGGCTCACCGCTCGATCCGCGTGCGGAAGGCGGCAACCACCTGATCCGCGAGGGCGCGACGCTCTGCGCCGATGCCTCCCATGTCATCGAGGCGCTGACACCGTTGCTCCACGGTGATGCCGGCTTCCTTCCGCCGCCGCCCGCCATGCGCGAAGGGGCAGGAGAGGATCGGGTGCAGGCGCTCTGGGACGAACTCGACCTGCCGGGGATCGGGGCCGCGTCCTCTGCAGCGGTTCCCGAGCCGGAGACGCTGGCAAGCGCGATACCGGGCGTTGCGATACTGGGTGCCTCCATACCGGGTGCGGTCGATGCCGCGGACCTGCGCCGCCTCGTCCTGCAGCTTCTCGGCAGCGCGCCAATCTCGGTCGACGACCTCGTCCACGCCAGCGGGCGTTCCGCCCGCGAGATCAGCCGGACGGTGCTGGATCTCGAACTCGACAGCCTGCTCCGCCGTCATCCCGGCGGCTCGCTGACCCGGATCGAGCCCTGA
- a CDS encoding UxaA family hydrolase, with the protein MSIVANFDLVKGKLARIKGRKIEAPEFKTPVVKRPTGRSLDSFTGWRRENGRVGVRNHVLLLPLDDLSNAACEAVANNVKGTLAIPHAYGRLQFGEDLDLHFRTLIGTGSNPNVAAVIVIGIEDGWTKRVVDGIAATGKPVVGFGIEGHGDISTIARASYVAKEFVQWATELQRVKCGIEELWVSTKCGESDTTTGLSSCPTVGNMYDKWIPRGVYGVFGETSEITGAEHLCKARAATPEVGERWYKMWKAYQDDVIEAHKTDDLSDSQPTKGNIAGGLTTIEEKALGNLEKIGRECKYIDILQPAEAPAKGPGLYYMDTSSAAAECVTLMAAGGYVVHTFPTGQGNVIGNPIVPVIKITGNPKTMRTMPEHIDVDVSGILRRDMTIPQAGDALIENIVRTANGRLTAAEALGHREFSMTKLYRSA; encoded by the coding sequence ATGTCGATTGTCGCCAATTTCGATCTCGTGAAAGGCAAGCTCGCCAGGATCAAGGGCCGCAAGATCGAGGCCCCCGAATTCAAGACCCCGGTGGTCAAGCGCCCGACCGGCCGCAGCCTCGATTCCTTCACCGGCTGGCGCCGCGAGAACGGCCGCGTCGGCGTACGCAACCACGTCCTGCTGCTGCCGCTCGACGATCTCTCGAATGCCGCCTGCGAGGCCGTCGCCAACAACGTCAAGGGCACGCTGGCGATCCCGCATGCCTATGGCCGCCTGCAGTTCGGCGAGGATCTCGACCTGCATTTCCGCACCCTGATCGGCACGGGCTCGAACCCGAACGTCGCCGCCGTCATCGTCATCGGCATCGAGGATGGCTGGACCAAGCGCGTCGTCGACGGCATCGCCGCCACCGGCAAGCCGGTCGTCGGCTTCGGCATCGAGGGCCATGGCGACATCTCGACCATCGCCCGTGCCTCCTACGTCGCCAAGGAATTCGTCCAGTGGGCGACCGAACTGCAGCGCGTGAAATGCGGCATCGAGGAGCTCTGGGTCTCGACCAAATGCGGTGAATCGGACACCACGACCGGCCTGTCGTCCTGCCCGACCGTCGGCAACATGTACGACAAGTGGATCCCGCGCGGCGTCTATGGCGTCTTCGGCGAGACCTCCGAGATCACCGGCGCCGAGCACCTCTGCAAGGCGCGCGCGGCGACGCCGGAGGTGGGCGAGCGCTGGTACAAGATGTGGAAGGCCTATCAGGACGACGTCATTGAGGCCCACAAGACCGACGACCTCTCGGATTCGCAGCCGACCAAGGGTAACATCGCCGGCGGCCTGACCACGATCGAGGAAAAGGCGCTCGGCAATCTCGAGAAGATCGGCCGCGAGTGCAAATACATCGACATCCTGCAGCCGGCCGAGGCGCCGGCCAAGGGGCCGGGCCTCTATTACATGGACACCTCGTCCGCGGCGGCCGAATGCGTCACGCTGATGGCGGCCGGCGGCTATGTCGTGCACACCTTCCCGACCGGGCAGGGCAACGTCATCGGCAACCCGATCGTGCCGGTCATCAAGATCACCGGCAACCCCAAGACGATGCGCACTATGCCGGAGCATATCGACGTCGACGTCTCCGGCATCCTGCGCCGCGACATGACGATCCCGCAGGCCGGCGACGCCCTGATCGAGAACATCGTGCGCACCGCCAATGGCCGCCTGACTGCGGCGGAAGCATTGGGGCACCGCGAATTCTCGATGACCAAGCTCTACCGCTCGGCCTGA
- a CDS encoding putative sulfate exporter family transporter produces MSIATTTRLAAWRPLLDGIALSAAVAVAAYIAEPLLKSAAGGRFGIPAVVIALIIGMLLHPYANAVRFQAGMVFCVKKMLRWAIALLGLRVALGDIVALGLTTALLVIAAMAATILSGFLLARWLGRETGMGALGGVATAVCGASAALATATVVPDYKSKAADVAFTVIAMNALSTLAMLGYPLICVWLGFSPAQTGIMLGATIHDVAQVVGAGQSVSVEAANAAIIVKLFRVFLLLPAVLIVGWWLVHDDAKRTGDVADKAKVPVPVFAIMFLVLCLVNSVLAMQPSLAGLYGPIRTLLLAISGWGLLIAIAALGLGTSLGAMARLGWRHMVLVTGTSLVILVIVTGGLIALG; encoded by the coding sequence TTGTCCATCGCGACGACGACCCGCCTGGCTGCCTGGCGTCCGCTCCTCGACGGGATTGCGCTCTCGGCCGCCGTCGCTGTCGCGGCCTATATCGCCGAGCCGCTGCTGAAATCGGCCGCCGGAGGTCGTTTCGGCATTCCCGCCGTGGTGATCGCCCTGATTATCGGCATGCTTCTGCACCCTTATGCCAATGCCGTGCGCTTTCAGGCTGGCATGGTCTTCTGCGTCAAGAAGATGCTGCGCTGGGCGATCGCGCTGCTGGGCCTGCGCGTCGCGCTCGGCGACATCGTCGCGCTCGGCCTGACAACGGCACTCCTCGTCATCGCCGCGATGGCCGCGACGATCCTGTCCGGCTTCCTGCTGGCGCGCTGGCTTGGCCGCGAGACCGGAATGGGCGCGCTCGGCGGTGTCGCGACTGCGGTCTGCGGCGCGTCCGCCGCGCTCGCCACCGCGACCGTCGTGCCCGATTACAAGAGCAAGGCCGCCGACGTCGCCTTCACCGTCATCGCGATGAACGCGCTCTCGACGCTGGCGATGCTGGGCTATCCGCTGATCTGCGTCTGGCTCGGCTTCTCGCCCGCGCAGACCGGCATCATGCTCGGCGCCACCATCCATGACGTGGCGCAGGTGGTCGGCGCCGGCCAGTCGGTCTCGGTCGAGGCCGCCAATGCCGCGATCATCGTCAAGCTCTTCCGTGTCTTCCTGCTGCTGCCGGCCGTGCTGATCGTCGGCTGGTGGCTGGTCCATGACGATGCGAAGCGCACCGGCGATGTCGCCGACAAGGCCAAGGTGCCGGTGCCGGTCTTCGCCATCATGTTCCTGGTGCTTTGCCTGGTGAACAGCGTGCTCGCGATGCAGCCGTCGCTGGCCGGCCTCTACGGCCCGATCCGCACGCTGCTGCTCGCGATCTCGGGCTGGGGCCTGCTCATCGCCATCGCGGCGCTGGGGCTGGGCACCTCTCTCGGCGCGATGGCCCGGCTCGGCTGGCGTCATATGGTGCTGGTCACCGGCACCAGCCTCGTCATCCTCGTCATCGTCACCGGCGGCCTGATCGCACTGGGCTGA
- the plsY gene encoding glycerol-3-phosphate 1-O-acyltransferase PlsY — protein MSDLLNWGLSWPAFAMALLLGYLLGSIPFGIVLTKLSGGPDLRSIGSGNIGATNVLRTGNKKLAAATLLGDMLKGTAAVVIGFFALGAPQAALVAGLGAFLGHLFPVWIGFRGGKGVATYLGVLIGIAWPVALAFAAIWLAVAKLSKYSSLSALTASLATPVLLWFAMDHRQAALLMAGLTVLLWFMHRTNIARLLSGTEGKIGQKG, from the coding sequence ATGTCGGATCTGTTGAACTGGGGCCTGTCCTGGCCGGCCTTCGCCATGGCCCTCCTGCTCGGCTACCTGCTCGGCTCGATTCCCTTCGGCATCGTGCTGACGAAGCTGAGCGGCGGGCCTGACCTGCGCAGCATCGGCTCCGGCAATATCGGCGCGACCAATGTGCTCCGCACCGGCAACAAGAAGCTCGCGGCGGCGACGCTGCTCGGCGACATGCTCAAGGGCACAGCGGCGGTCGTGATCGGTTTTTTTGCGCTCGGCGCCCCTCAGGCGGCTCTCGTTGCGGGCCTCGGCGCCTTTCTCGGCCATCTCTTCCCGGTCTGGATCGGCTTCAGGGGCGGCAAGGGCGTCGCGACCTATCTCGGCGTGCTGATCGGCATCGCCTGGCCGGTGGCGCTCGCCTTCGCCGCGATCTGGCTCGCTGTCGCGAAGCTCTCGAAATACTCGTCGCTCTCGGCCCTGACGGCGAGCCTGGCCACGCCTGTCCTGCTCTGGTTCGCCATGGACCACCGTCAGGCGGCATTGCTCATGGCCGGACTGACCGTGCTGCTCTGGTTCATGCATCGAACCAACATCGCCCGCCTGCTCTCGGGCACCGAGGGCAAGATCGGCCAGAAGGGCTGA
- the ruvX gene encoding Holliday junction resolvase RuvX encodes MPSNIVPLEAFLALPDHARLLGLDLGTKTIGLALSDVERQIATPLETIRRVKFGQDAAALLKIAEKHAVAGLVIGLPLNMDGTEGPRVQSTRAFVRNLGPLTNLPTVFWDERMSTMAVTRTLLDADASRAKRAAVVDKMAAAYILQGALDRLMRMPPDETPQD; translated from the coding sequence ATGCCCAGCAACATCGTGCCGCTCGAAGCCTTTCTCGCCCTGCCCGATCATGCGCGGCTGCTCGGCCTCGACCTCGGGACCAAGACGATCGGCCTGGCGCTGTCGGACGTCGAACGGCAGATCGCGACGCCTCTGGAAACGATCCGCCGGGTCAAGTTCGGCCAGGACGCCGCTGCGCTGCTCAAGATCGCCGAAAAGCATGCGGTCGCCGGCCTCGTGATCGGCCTGCCGCTCAACATGGACGGCACGGAAGGTCCGCGCGTGCAGTCGACCCGCGCCTTCGTGCGCAATCTCGGGCCGCTGACGAACCTGCCGACCGTGTTCTGGGACGAGCGCATGTCGACCATGGCCGTCACGCGGACGCTGCTCGATGCGGATGCGTCGCGCGCCAAGCGGGCGGCCGTCGTCGACAAGATGGCAGCCGCCTACATCCTGCAAGGGGCGCTCGACCGGCTGATGCGGATGCCGCCGGATGAAACGCCGCAAGACTGA
- a CDS encoding AEC family transporter — protein sequence MLASLIAVFLVIATGWVLKVRGTVSPAHWLGVERLTYQVLFPAVVVHTLAVADLGRLPVLAMGMSLVLTILTVAGLLLASRPLLLRAGIDGPAFTSIFQGSIRWNTFIGLAMAAGLLGRDGTTLMAIAVAAMIPLLNVLCVVVLARYANGRPMGALATARSIAFNPFIWSSALGLVLNQLQWMLPVPIVTYLDVMGRAALGVGLLAVGAGLDLRSLARPRLAHWIAITLKLVVMPLLAWTIGRSLGLSGPALTMTIVAASVPTATAAYFLARDLGGDAPLMAEITTLQTLLALATLPLAVLFLG from the coding sequence ATGCTCGCCAGCCTGATCGCCGTCTTCCTCGTCATCGCGACGGGCTGGGTCCTCAAGGTCCGCGGCACGGTCTCGCCTGCACATTGGCTCGGCGTCGAACGCCTGACCTATCAGGTGCTGTTCCCGGCCGTGGTGGTCCATACGCTGGCCGTGGCCGATCTCGGCCGGCTGCCGGTGCTGGCCATGGGCATGAGCCTGGTCCTGACGATCCTCACCGTCGCCGGCCTTCTCCTGGCGTCGCGACCGCTGCTGCTGCGCGCCGGCATCGACGGGCCGGCCTTCACCTCGATCTTCCAGGGCTCGATCCGGTGGAACACCTTCATCGGGCTCGCCATGGCGGCGGGCCTGCTCGGGCGCGACGGGACCACGCTGATGGCGATCGCGGTTGCCGCGATGATTCCGCTGCTCAACGTGCTCTGCGTCGTGGTCCTGGCGCGCTATGCCAATGGCCGGCCGATGGGTGCCCTCGCGACGGCGCGCTCGATCGCCTTCAATCCCTTCATCTGGTCGTCGGCGCTGGGGCTCGTGCTGAACCAGTTGCAGTGGATGCTGCCGGTGCCGATCGTCACCTATCTCGACGTCATGGGGCGCGCTGCGCTCGGCGTCGGCCTGCTGGCGGTCGGGGCCGGACTCGATCTGCGCAGCCTGGCGCGGCCACGGCTCGCCCACTGGATCGCGATCACGCTCAAGCTCGTCGTGATGCCGCTCCTGGCCTGGACGATCGGCCGCTCCCTGGGTCTTTCCGGCCCGGCCCTGACCATGACCATCGTCGCAGCCTCGGTGCCGACGGCGACGGCGGCCTATTTTCTGGCGCGCGATCTGGGGGGCGATGCGCCGCTGATGGCCGAAATCACCACGCTCCAGACCCTGCTCGCTCTCGCGACCCTGCCGCTGGCGGTGCTTTTCCTCGGTTGA
- a CDS encoding GntR family transcriptional regulator, giving the protein MTEHKLEIATRPETASGAEILGFRPLYRQVKANFVRRLVDGSWAPGMALPSEGQLASEIGVSQGTVRKALDELAAENLLVRRQGRGTFVAEHDEQRILFQFFKLVSDDGVARFPDSAVLDIASGAADAAERTALNLQAEERVIRIRRIRSLGGSPLILETVSLPAHVFPGLQDASVPNNLYSLFATRYGITIANARERLKAVALSADQARHLGVAAGTPALEIDRIALSLDGSAVERRLSLCLTEEAHYQSDLR; this is encoded by the coding sequence ATGACTGAGCACAAGCTCGAAATTGCAACGCGACCGGAAACGGCCAGCGGGGCCGAAATCCTCGGATTTCGGCCGCTTTACCGTCAGGTCAAGGCGAATTTCGTGCGCCGACTCGTCGACGGGAGCTGGGCTCCCGGTATGGCCCTGCCGAGCGAAGGCCAGCTCGCCAGCGAGATCGGCGTCAGCCAGGGCACGGTCAGGAAGGCGCTGGACGAGCTCGCCGCGGAGAACCTGCTGGTGCGCCGGCAGGGCCGCGGCACCTTCGTCGCCGAGCATGACGAGCAGCGCATCCTGTTTCAGTTCTTCAAGCTGGTTTCCGATGACGGGGTCGCGCGCTTTCCCGACAGCGCGGTGCTCGACATCGCGAGCGGGGCGGCCGATGCGGCCGAACGCACGGCGCTGAACCTGCAGGCCGAGGAGCGCGTCATCCGCATCCGCCGCATCCGCTCGCTGGGCGGGTCGCCGCTGATCCTCGAGACCGTCAGCCTGCCCGCCCATGTCTTCCCGGGGCTGCAGGACGCGTCGGTGCCGAACAACCTCTACAGCCTGTTTGCGACCCGCTACGGCATCACCATCGCGAACGCCCGCGAGCGCCTGAAGGCGGTGGCGCTGTCAGCCGATCAGGCGCGCCATCTCGGCGTCGCGGCCGGCACACCCGCCCTCGAGATCGACCGCATCGCCCTTTCGCTCGACGGTTCGGCCGTCGAGCGTCGTCTCAGCCTGTGTCTGACGGAGGAGGCTCACTACCAGTCCGATCTGCGCTGA
- the pyrC gene encoding dihydroorotase: MAELQDIAFVNARLVDPATGRDEPGSLLLRAGVIAAVGWGGAAPETGEGVRRIDAKGLVLAPGLVDLRAFLGEPGAEFRETLGTGSQAAAAGGVTTIVCRPDTDPPIDDPAIIDFIKRRARDKAIVNVLPCAALTKGLHGKEITEFGLLLEAGAVAFGDGAKALRNPQIMRRAMIYARDFDALIMNHVEDPDLRGSGVMNDGEFASRRGLPGIPREAETVMLERDLRLARATGGRYHAAMISCADSVELMRRAKAEGLRVTCGASINNLTLNENDVGDYRTFCKVSPPLRDEQERLALVAALAEGVIDVVVSDHDPQDVETKRQPFAEAADGALGIETLLSASLRMVQAEQIALPDLLAALSTRPARLLGLGCGRLAPGAPADLMLLDPDAPYVVDKRKLKSRAKNSPFDEARLQGLVEATFVGGRMVYEAPAA, translated from the coding sequence ATGGCCGAGCTTCAGGACATCGCGTTCGTCAATGCGCGCCTTGTCGACCCTGCCACGGGGCGCGACGAGCCGGGCTCGCTTTTGCTGCGCGCCGGCGTCATCGCCGCGGTCGGCTGGGGCGGGGCGGCACCGGAAACGGGCGAGGGCGTCCGCCGCATCGATGCGAAGGGCCTTGTGCTGGCGCCCGGCCTCGTCGACCTGCGTGCCTTCCTGGGTGAGCCCGGCGCCGAGTTTCGCGAGACGCTGGGCACCGGCTCGCAGGCGGCGGCTGCCGGCGGCGTCACCACCATCGTCTGCCGGCCGGACACCGACCCGCCGATCGACGATCCCGCGATCATCGACTTCATCAAGCGCCGCGCCCGCGACAAGGCGATCGTCAACGTGCTGCCCTGCGCCGCCCTGACCAAGGGTCTGCATGGCAAGGAGATCACCGAGTTCGGTCTGCTGCTCGAGGCCGGGGCGGTCGCGTTCGGAGATGGTGCGAAGGCTCTGCGCAACCCGCAGATCATGCGCCGCGCGATGATCTACGCCCGCGATTTCGACGCGCTGATCATGAACCATGTCGAGGACCCGGACCTGCGCGGCTCCGGCGTCATGAACGACGGCGAGTTCGCCAGCCGCCGAGGCCTGCCGGGCATTCCGCGCGAGGCGGAGACGGTGATGCTGGAGCGCGACCTCAGGCTCGCCAGGGCGACCGGCGGCCGCTACCACGCCGCCATGATCTCCTGCGCCGACTCGGTTGAACTCATGCGCCGGGCCAAGGCCGAGGGGCTGCGCGTCACCTGCGGCGCCTCGATCAACAATCTGACGCTGAATGAGAACGACGTCGGCGACTACCGCACCTTCTGCAAGGTCTCGCCGCCCTTGCGCGACGAGCAGGAGCGCCTCGCTCTGGTCGCGGCGCTGGCGGAAGGCGTCATCGACGTCGTCGTTTCCGATCACGACCCGCAGGATGTCGAGACCAAGCGTCAGCCCTTTGCCGAGGCCGCCGACGGCGCGCTCGGCATCGAGACCCTGCTCTCGGCTTCGTTGCGGATGGTGCAGGCCGAACAGATCGCGCTGCCTGACCTGCTGGCGGCGCTGTCGACGCGGCCGGCCCGGTTGCTTGGGCTCGGCTGCGGGCGCCTCGCGCCCGGCGCACCGGCCGATCTGATGCTGCTCGATCCCGATGCGCCCTATGTCGTCGACAAGCGCAAGCTAAAGTCGCGCGCCAAGAACTCGCCCTTCGACGAGGCCCGGCTTCAAGGCCTGGTCGAGGCCACCTTCGTCGGTGGCCGCATGGTCTATGAGGCACCTGCGGCATAG